A region from the Azospirillaceae bacterium genome encodes:
- a CDS encoding proline--tRNA ligase translates to MRSSQFFLPTLKETPAEAQIASHRLMLRAGMIRQTSAGIYAWLPLGWKVLRKISQIVREEQDAAGAQELLMPTIQSADLWRQSGRYDDYGKEMLRITDRHDRELLYGPTNEEMITDIFKTFVRSYKDLPKNLYHIQWKFRDEIRPRFGIMRGREFLMKDNYSFDLDAEGAKLSYRKMFLAYLRTFARMGLKAIPMRADTGPIGGDLSHEFIILAETGESGVFCHKDWLELDVLQNAPEAGSDLKDFFAKYTSVYAATDEKHDAATCEVPEDQLVSARGIEVGHIFYFGTKYSKPMGAVVTGPDGESVAVEMGSYGIGVSRLMGAIIESSHDDNGIIWPDAVAPFQVGLINLKADDAACTTLCDDLYAKLNAAGVETLYDDRNERPGAKFADMDLIGLPWQLTVGPRGLKTGVVELKRRATGEKRELSVEAALAELIKA, encoded by the coding sequence ATGCGCTCCTCCCAGTTCTTCCTGCCCACCCTGAAGGAAACCCCGGCGGAGGCGCAGATCGCCTCGCACCGGCTGATGCTGCGCGCCGGCATGATCCGGCAGACCAGCGCCGGCATCTATGCCTGGTTGCCGCTGGGCTGGAAGGTCCTGCGCAAGATCTCGCAGATCGTGCGGGAGGAGCAGGACGCCGCCGGCGCCCAGGAACTGCTGATGCCGACCATCCAGTCGGCGGATCTGTGGCGCCAGTCGGGCCGCTATGACGATTACGGCAAGGAGATGCTGCGCATCACCGACCGCCACGACCGTGAATTGCTGTACGGTCCCACGAACGAGGAGATGATCACCGACATCTTCAAGACGTTCGTGCGCAGCTACAAGGATCTGCCGAAGAACCTGTACCACATCCAGTGGAAGTTCCGGGACGAGATCCGCCCCCGCTTCGGCATCATGCGCGGCCGTGAATTCCTGATGAAGGACAACTACTCCTTCGACCTGGATGCGGAGGGCGCCAAGCTGTCCTACCGTAAGATGTTCCTGGCCTATCTGCGCACCTTCGCCCGCATGGGCCTGAAGGCGATCCCGATGCGCGCCGACACCGGCCCCATCGGCGGCGACCTGTCCCACGAGTTCATCATCCTGGCGGAAACCGGCGAAAGCGGCGTGTTCTGCCACAAGGATTGGCTGGAACTGGACGTGCTGCAGAACGCGCCCGAGGCGGGCAGCGACCTGAAGGACTTCTTCGCCAAGTACACCAGCGTCTACGCCGCGACGGATGAGAAGCACGACGCCGCCACCTGCGAGGTGCCGGAAGACCAGCTGGTGTCCGCGCGCGGCATCGAGGTCGGGCACATCTTCTATTTCGGCACCAAGTACTCCAAGCCCATGGGGGCGGTGGTGACCGGCCCGGACGGCGAGTCGGTGGCGGTGGAGATGGGCAGCTATGGCATCGGCGTGTCGCGCCTGATGGGCGCCATCATCGAATCCAGCCATGACGACAACGGCATCATCTGGCCGGACGCGGTGGCGCCCTTCCAGGTCGGCCTGATCAACCTGAAGGCCGATGACGCCGCCTGCACCACGCTGTGCGACGACCTGTACGCCAAGCTGAACGCCGCCGGCGTGGAGACGCTGTACGACGACCGCAATGAGCGGCCGGGCGCCAAGTTCGCCGACATGGACCTGATCGGCCTGCCGTGGCAACTGACCGTCGGCCCGCGCGGCCTGAAGACCGGCGTGGTCGAACTGAAGCGCCGCGCCACCGGTGAGAAGCGCGAGTTGTCGGTCGAGGCAGCACTGGCCGAACTGATCAAGGCCTGA
- a CDS encoding HAMP domain-containing sensor histidine kinase, with the protein MPASLKAAGRHRSLGRLLRATTFRFALVYLGLFVGSVLLVLWLIYWSTAGFLAGQADTAIREDMQLLADRYRAGGMAGLAEAVNERGMGNASALYILSSPNSSTLAGNQFWPKGAEGPGWVNLPVKDPKTGAIRPGDVRALIAALPGGYHVLVGRDLGEVHVLRERLERVIGWSMGLTLVLGLTGGLAMSRVWLRRLDGVTRTAEAIREGMLVSRVPLTGSGDEFDQLAHTLNAMLDRIEALVAGIRHVSQGIAHDLRTPLTRLRTRLELALMHDTVENPREVLEAAIEEVDHLLATFRALLAIAEVESGGSLPIAPVRLDQLAESSGELYEAVAEAQGIAFTVSVTATEAAATVQGNGQLLSQALVNLLDNALKYTPEGGRVTLTVAPGGPGQVRVTVADTGPGIPVEDRARVRERFFRLERDQAHPGSGLGLSLVDAVAQRHGGTLVLDDNNPGLKAELLLPLA; encoded by the coding sequence TTGCCTGCGTCCCTGAAGGCGGCCGGCCGGCACCGCTCCCTCGGCCGGTTGCTGCGCGCCACCACCTTTCGCTTCGCCCTGGTCTATCTGGGCCTGTTCGTCGGCTCGGTCCTGCTGGTGCTGTGGCTGATCTATTGGTCCACCGCCGGCTTTCTGGCGGGCCAGGCCGACACCGCCATCCGCGAGGACATGCAATTGCTGGCCGACCGCTATCGCGCCGGCGGCATGGCCGGCCTGGCGGAGGCGGTGAACGAGCGCGGCATGGGCAACGCCTCGGCCCTCTACATCCTGTCCAGCCCCAACAGCTCCACCCTGGCCGGCAACCAGTTCTGGCCCAAGGGCGCGGAAGGGCCCGGCTGGGTCAACCTGCCGGTGAAGGACCCCAAGACCGGCGCCATCCGCCCCGGCGACGTGCGCGCCCTGATCGCGGCCCTGCCCGGTGGATACCATGTCCTGGTGGGCCGCGACCTGGGCGAGGTGCATGTGCTGCGCGAGCGGCTGGAGCGCGTCATCGGCTGGAGCATGGGCCTGACCCTGGTGCTGGGCCTGACCGGCGGCCTGGCCATGAGCCGCGTCTGGCTGCGCCGCCTGGATGGTGTGACCCGCACGGCAGAGGCCATCCGCGAGGGCATGCTGGTCAGCCGCGTGCCCCTGACCGGCAGCGGGGATGAGTTCGACCAGTTGGCCCACACCCTGAACGCCATGCTGGACCGGATCGAGGCGTTGGTGGCCGGCATCCGCCATGTCAGCCAAGGCATCGCCCACGATCTCCGCACCCCCCTGACGCGCCTGCGCACCCGGCTGGAACTGGCCCTGATGCACGACACGGTGGAAAACCCGCGTGAGGTGCTGGAGGCCGCGATCGAGGAGGTGGACCACCTGCTGGCCACCTTCCGCGCCCTGCTGGCCATCGCGGAGGTCGAGTCCGGCGGCAGCTTGCCCATCGCCCCCGTCCGCCTGGACCAGTTGGCGGAAAGTTCCGGTGAGTTGTATGAGGCCGTGGCCGAGGCCCAGGGCATCGCCTTCACGGTGTCGGTCACGGCGACCGAGGCCGCCGCCACGGTGCAGGGCAACGGCCAGCTGTTGTCCCAGGCCCTGGTCAACCTGCTGGACAACGCCCTGAAGTACACACCCGAAGGCGGCCGCGTGACCCTGACCGTGGCGCCCGGCGGCCCCGGCCAGGTGCGGGTGACGGTGGCCGATACCGGCCCCGGCATCCCGGTGGAAGACCGCGCCCGGGTGCGCGAGCGTTTCTTCCGGCTGGAACGCGACCAGGCCCACCCCGGCAGCGGCCTGGGCCTCAGCCTGGTGGATGCGGTGGCCCAGCGCCATGGCGGCACCCTGGTGCTGGACGACAACAACCCGGGCCTGAAGGCGGAATTGCTGCTGCCGCTGGCGTGA
- a CDS encoding methyl-accepting chemotaxis protein, translating to MLANAKIITKINLVILVMALVAVAIGIAGYIGMSKLSVATHRLDVMGSNLHQAAQLNANVIYMNRGEYRMAANPADTDEVAKNTEGRVVEFGKFADMLEKQAEPKYQPMLAEVKASFELYKKEFASTMATSRKHADLKNEAARQEILDEVAQSRTVSNTLSAKIKVLQDALDNDGTTVAQEAQSVARDLTWMIAIVAIVGIVVGIVVGMLIARRGLVTPINRIVHNLQDLAHGRLDIEVFGVERSDEVGDIAKTALVFRDNARETERLRTEQEKEQKARVARATALDNLTGAFDTQAANVIGAVASAATEMQATASSLSSSAEQTTRQSAAVAAAATEASANVQTVAAAAEELSSSIQEISRQVAQSATVAGDAVRQATHTGAIVAGLEQTTQKIGEIVGLITNIASQTNLLALNATIEAARAGEAGKGFAVVASEVKSLANQTSKATEEISTQIAQVQEATREAVSAIGAISGTIENINSIATTIASAVEEQGAATQEIARNVQQAAAGADDVTRNIQGVSTAADETGHSAHDVLTASTSMAREAEKMRGLVEQFLVDARAA from the coding sequence ATGCTGGCCAACGCCAAGATCATAACCAAGATCAACCTTGTCATTCTCGTCATGGCGCTCGTCGCCGTCGCCATCGGCATCGCCGGTTACATCGGCATGTCGAAACTGTCGGTCGCGACGCACCGCCTGGATGTGATGGGCAGCAACCTGCATCAGGCGGCGCAGCTGAACGCCAACGTCATTTACATGAACCGCGGCGAATACCGCATGGCCGCCAACCCGGCGGACACGGACGAGGTGGCGAAGAACACGGAAGGCCGCGTGGTTGAATTCGGCAAGTTCGCGGATATGCTGGAAAAGCAGGCGGAGCCCAAGTACCAGCCCATGCTGGCCGAGGTGAAGGCGTCTTTCGAGCTGTACAAGAAGGAATTCGCCTCCACCATGGCGACCAGCCGCAAGCATGCGGATCTGAAGAATGAGGCCGCCCGCCAGGAAATCCTGGATGAGGTGGCGCAATCCCGCACCGTGTCCAACACCCTGTCCGCCAAGATCAAGGTGTTGCAGGACGCGCTGGACAATGATGGCACCACCGTCGCCCAGGAAGCACAGTCCGTGGCGCGCGACCTGACCTGGATGATCGCCATCGTCGCCATCGTCGGCATCGTCGTCGGCATCGTCGTCGGCATGCTGATCGCCCGCCGCGGCCTGGTAACCCCCATCAACCGCATCGTGCACAACCTGCAGGACCTGGCCCACGGCCGCCTGGACATCGAGGTCTTTGGCGTGGAGCGCAGTGACGAGGTTGGCGACATCGCCAAGACCGCCCTGGTCTTCCGTGACAACGCCCGCGAGACCGAACGCCTGCGCACCGAGCAGGAAAAGGAACAGAAGGCCCGCGTCGCCCGCGCCACGGCCCTGGACAACCTGACCGGCGCCTTCGACACCCAGGCCGCCAACGTCATCGGCGCCGTGGCCTCGGCCGCGACGGAGATGCAGGCCACCGCCAGCTCGCTGTCGTCCTCTGCCGAGCAGACCACCCGCCAGTCCGCCGCCGTCGCCGCCGCCGCCACCGAGGCCTCGGCCAACGTGCAGACGGTCGCCGCCGCCGCGGAAGAGCTCAGCTCCTCCATTCAGGAGATCAGCCGCCAGGTGGCGCAGTCGGCCACCGTCGCCGGCGACGCCGTGCGCCAGGCCACCCACACCGGCGCCATCGTCGCCGGGCTGGAGCAGACCACCCAGAAGATCGGCGAGATCGTGGGCCTGATCACCAACATCGCCAGCCAGACCAACCTGCTGGCGCTGAACGCCACCATCGAGGCGGCGCGCGCTGGCGAGGCCGGCAAGGGCTTCGCCGTCGTGGCGTCGGAAGTGAAGAGCCTGGCCAACCAGACCTCCAAGGCGACCGAGGAGATCAGCACCCAGATCGCCCAGGTCCAGGAAGCCACGCGCGAGGCGGTCAGCGCCATCGGCGCCATTTCCGGCACCATCGAGAACATCAACAGCATCGCCACCACCATCGCCTCCGCCGTGGAGGAACAGGGTGCGGCGACGCAGGAGATCGCCCGCAACGTGCAGCAGGCGGCCGCCGGCGCCGACGACGTCACCCGCAACATCCAGGGCGTTTCCACCGCCGCGGATGAGACGGGCCATTCCGCCCACGACGTGCTGACCGCCTCCACCTCCATGGCCCGCGAGGCCGAGAAGATGCGCGGCCTGGTGGAACAGTTCCTGGTGGACGCCCGCGCGGCCTAA
- a CDS encoding MFS transporter, protein MTQDVMAAATPRDRWSQVMTVVRVASGNFLEMYDFMVFGYFAGAIGQAYFPGESDTARLLASLATFGVGFLMRPIGALLLGAYIDRKGRRVGLLLTLGLMSIGTITVAVMPGYATIGLLSPLLVLLGRLVQGLSAGVELGGVSVYLSEIATPGNKGFYVSWQSGSQQVAVMVAALIGVALTFWLPPDTMQAWGWRIPLVVGCLIVPFLFQIRRSLQETESFKARRHHPTVTEIFRSLAANWGVVLTGVGLVMMTTVSFYFITAYTPTFGRKALHLTDMDSLLVTLAVGASNLVLLPLSGALSDRVGRRPLLVACTVLALATAYPALSWLASAPSFGRLLVVELWLSLLYASYNGAMVVYLTEIVPVAVRTSGFSLAYSLATAAGGFTPFISTYLVDSSHDAAMPGLWLSAAALCGLIAVPVSVRYAKRHAEG, encoded by the coding sequence ATGACTCAGGATGTGATGGCGGCGGCGACACCCCGGGACCGCTGGTCCCAGGTCATGACGGTGGTGCGGGTCGCCAGCGGCAACTTCCTGGAAATGTACGACTTCATGGTGTTCGGCTATTTCGCCGGCGCCATCGGCCAGGCCTATTTCCCGGGCGAAAGCGATACGGCGCGCCTGTTGGCCAGCCTGGCCACCTTCGGTGTCGGTTTCCTGATGCGGCCCATCGGCGCCCTGCTGCTGGGCGCCTATATCGACCGCAAGGGCCGGCGGGTGGGCCTGCTGCTGACCCTGGGCCTCATGTCCATCGGCACCATCACCGTGGCGGTGATGCCCGGCTACGCCACCATCGGCCTGCTGTCGCCGCTGCTGGTCTTGCTGGGCCGCCTGGTCCAGGGCCTGTCGGCGGGGGTGGAACTGGGCGGCGTCTCCGTCTACCTGTCGGAAATCGCCACGCCGGGCAACAAGGGTTTCTATGTCAGCTGGCAATCGGGCAGCCAGCAGGTGGCGGTGATGGTGGCGGCGTTGATCGGCGTGGCGCTGACCTTCTGGCTGCCGCCGGACACCATGCAAGCCTGGGGCTGGCGCATCCCGCTGGTGGTGGGCTGCCTGATCGTGCCCTTCCTGTTCCAGATCCGCCGTTCGCTCCAGGAAACCGAAAGCTTCAAGGCCCGTCGGCATCATCCGACGGTGACGGAGATCTTCCGTTCGCTGGCCGCCAACTGGGGCGTGGTGCTGACCGGCGTGGGCCTGGTGATGATGACCACCGTGTCCTTCTACTTCATCACCGCCTACACCCCGACCTTCGGCCGCAAGGCCCTGCACCTGACCGACATGGACAGCCTGCTGGTGACCCTGGCGGTGGGGGCCAGCAACCTGGTGCTGCTGCCCCTGTCCGGCGCCTTGTCCGACCGGGTCGGCCGCCGGCCCCTGCTGGTGGCCTGCACCGTGCTGGCGCTGGCCACGGCCTATCCGGCGCTGTCCTGGCTGGCCTCGGCCCCCAGCTTCGGCCGCCTGCTGGTGGTGGAACTGTGGCTGTCGCTGCTGTACGCCAGCTACAACGGCGCCATGGTCGTCTATCTCACGGAAATCGTGCCGGTGGCGGTGCGCACCTCGGGATTCTCCCTGGCCTACAGCCTGGCGACGGCCGCCGGCGGCTTCACCCCCTTCATCAGCACCTACCTGGTGGACAGCAGCCACGACGCCGCCATGCCGGGATTGTGGCTATCCGCCGCCGCCCTGTGCGGCCTGATCGCCGTGCCGGTCAGCGTGCGCTACGCCAAACGGCATGCGGAGGGGTAG
- a CDS encoding aspartyl protease family protein translates to MRGWVGRACGRGLLALVGLGMGTAWAGAEDCHLNKVAELPIRLEQNQPIVEGSINGKPIRALLDTGSYRTVLTSAGAQRLGLDVTKHYSAGKAVGVGGEVGIGSTPVDELVVGSWKMKDLKLQVIGTGNVGPGVELILGQDIFSQSDIELDFAGGMVRFFKPEGCDGVPLAYWARTYAEAVMRMPEGGRRTSTELRVALNSYGFWAKLDTGATASSVQLRAAHHAGVHEDDPGVVPSGASHGVGAKSIPTWAGTFNTFTIGDETVRNVKIRFGDFSAGDDPEREGNHDMLLGADFIKTHRIYIASSQNKIFFTNVGHPIFAAVPKAPTPSAEPAAEGAQD, encoded by the coding sequence ATGCGGGGTTGGGTTGGGCGTGCCTGCGGGCGCGGGTTGCTGGCGCTGGTGGGGCTGGGCATGGGGACGGCCTGGGCGGGGGCCGAGGATTGCCACCTGAACAAGGTGGCCGAACTGCCCATCCGGCTGGAACAGAACCAACCCATCGTCGAGGGCAGCATCAACGGCAAGCCCATCCGCGCCCTGCTGGATACCGGTTCCTACCGGACCGTCCTGACCAGTGCCGGTGCGCAGCGCCTGGGCCTGGACGTGACCAAGCATTACTCGGCGGGCAAGGCCGTTGGCGTCGGCGGTGAGGTGGGCATCGGTTCCACGCCGGTGGATGAGTTGGTGGTCGGCAGTTGGAAGATGAAGGATCTGAAACTTCAGGTCATCGGCACCGGCAATGTCGGGCCGGGGGTGGAACTGATCCTGGGGCAGGACATCTTCAGCCAAAGCGATATCGAGCTGGACTTCGCCGGCGGCATGGTCCGCTTCTTCAAGCCGGAGGGCTGCGACGGCGTTCCCCTGGCCTATTGGGCGCGAACCTATGCCGAGGCGGTGATGCGCATGCCCGAAGGCGGCCGTCGCACATCCACCGAGCTGCGGGTCGCGCTCAACAGCTACGGGTTCTGGGCCAAGCTGGACACGGGCGCCACCGCCAGCAGCGTGCAGCTTCGCGCCGCCCATCACGCCGGGGTGCACGAGGACGATCCTGGCGTGGTTCCCAGTGGGGCCAGCCACGGCGTGGGGGCCAAGAGCATTCCAACCTGGGCGGGGACCTTCAATACCTTCACCATCGGGGATGAAACGGTGCGCAATGTGAAGATCCGCTTTGGCGACTTTTCCGCCGGCGACGATCCCGAGCGCGAAGGCAATCACGACATGCTGTTGGGGGCGGACTTCATCAAGACGCACCGCATCTACATCGCCAGCAGCCAGAACAAGATCTTCTTCACCAACGTCGGCCATCCGATCTTCGCCGCCGTGCCCAAGGCGCCGACCCCCAGCGCCGAACCGGCGGCGGAGGGGGCCCAGGACTGA
- a CDS encoding lipoprotein-releasing ABC transporter permease subunit, which yields MIFSAFERMVAMRYLRARRQEGFISVIAGFSLLGIGLGVATLIIVMSVMNGFRTELLGRVLGLYSHLEVQSLLGPLPENDAVGQRLLQLPGVTAIMPTVEGQALITQDGTATGAYVHGITPADFKRRPIVSTHIIEGAAEAFGAATGATGDEANLGDGIAIGSRMARRLNLHVGDQLRLVSPRFNQTAFGSIPRARTYPIAAIFDVGMYDVDNSLVFMPLAAAQTFFGVANGYTSLEVFVQDPTHIDPYLKAATQAAGQEYRIFDWRQRSAAFVSAIDVERNVMFLILSLIILVAAFNVISSMIMLVKDKGRDIAILRTMGASRGMVLRVFFLTGASIGTVGTLFGVILGVLFTRNIEAIRQFIQAIIGRDLFNAEIYFFTQIPAKLDWVEVAQVGFMALALSFAATIYPSWRAARLDPVEALRYE from the coding sequence ATGATCTTTTCCGCCTTCGAACGCATGGTCGCGATGCGCTATCTCCGGGCGCGCCGGCAGGAGGGGTTCATCTCCGTCATCGCCGGCTTCTCCCTGCTGGGCATCGGCCTGGGGGTCGCGACCCTCATCATCGTCATGTCGGTGATGAACGGCTTCCGGACGGAGTTGCTGGGGCGGGTGCTGGGGCTGTACAGCCATCTTGAGGTGCAGTCCCTGCTGGGCCCGTTGCCGGAGAACGACGCGGTGGGCCAGCGCTTGCTGCAGCTGCCGGGGGTCACCGCCATCATGCCGACGGTGGAGGGCCAGGCCCTGATCACCCAGGACGGCACGGCCACCGGCGCCTATGTCCACGGCATCACGCCGGCGGACTTCAAGCGCCGGCCCATCGTCTCCACCCACATCATCGAAGGGGCGGCGGAGGCCTTCGGTGCGGCCACCGGCGCCACGGGGGACGAGGCCAACCTGGGCGACGGCATCGCCATCGGCAGCCGCATGGCCCGGCGCCTGAACCTGCATGTGGGCGACCAGTTGCGCCTGGTCAGCCCGCGCTTCAACCAGACGGCCTTCGGCTCCATCCCCCGCGCCCGCACCTACCCCATCGCCGCCATCTTCGATGTCGGCATGTACGACGTGGACAACAGCCTGGTGTTCATGCCGCTGGCGGCGGCGCAGACTTTCTTCGGCGTGGCCAACGGCTACACCTCGCTGGAGGTGTTCGTGCAGGACCCCACGCACATCGACCCGTACCTGAAGGCGGCGACCCAGGCGGCGGGGCAGGAATACCGCATCTTCGATTGGCGCCAGCGTAGTGCTGCCTTTGTCAGCGCCATCGACGTGGAACGCAACGTCATGTTCCTGATCCTGTCGCTGATCATCCTGGTGGCGGCGTTCAACGTCATCAGCAGCATGATCATGCTGGTGAAGGACAAGGGGCGCGACATCGCCATCCTGCGCACCATGGGCGCCAGCCGGGGCATGGTGCTGCGGGTGTTCTTCCTGACGGGTGCCAGCATCGGCACCGTCGGCACCCTGTTCGGCGTCATCCTGGGCGTGCTGTTCACCCGCAACATCGAGGCTATCCGCCAGTTCATCCAGGCCATCATCGGCCGCGACCTGTTCAACGCCGAGATTTACTTCTTCACCCAGATCCCGGCCAAGCTGGATTGGGTGGAGGTGGCGCAGGTCGGTTTCATGGCGCTGGCCCTGTCCTTCGCCGCCACCATCTACCCCTCCTGGCGGGCCGCCCGCCTCGACCCGGTTGAGGCCCTGCGTTATGAGTGA
- a CDS encoding class I SAM-dependent methyltransferase, with protein MGDDRTGIIALYQRHGLAWEADRQAEHGRRPLMERPWLDRFLALAPPGGAILDLGCGGGQPIAAYLGAQGRAVTGVDAAPALVDLARARMPDQDWRVGDMRGLDLGTRFAGILAWDSFFHLDFDAQRAMFPVFQRHAQPGAPLMFTAGPRHGEAMGSYAGEALYHASLDPAEYRTLLHTHGFDVVEYRAEDPDCGRRTVWLARARPCRIIQNSV; from the coding sequence ATGGGCGACGACCGGACGGGCATCATCGCGCTGTACCAACGCCACGGCCTGGCGTGGGAGGCCGACCGGCAGGCGGAACACGGCCGCCGCCCACTGATGGAACGCCCCTGGCTGGACCGTTTCCTGGCCCTGGCCCCGCCCGGCGGCGCCATCCTGGACCTCGGCTGCGGCGGTGGACAACCCATCGCGGCCTATCTGGGGGCGCAGGGCCGCGCCGTCACCGGCGTGGACGCCGCCCCCGCCCTGGTTGACCTCGCCCGCGCCCGCATGCCCGATCAGGACTGGCGCGTGGGCGACATGCGCGGCCTGGATTTGGGAACCCGTTTCGCCGGCATCCTGGCCTGGGACAGCTTCTTCCACCTGGATTTCGACGCCCAGCGGGCCATGTTCCCGGTCTTCCAACGCCACGCCCAACCCGGCGCGCCCCTGATGTTCACCGCCGGCCCCCGCCACGGCGAGGCCATGGGGTCCTACGCCGGCGAGGCGCTGTACCACGCCAGCCTGGATCCGGCGGAATATCGCACCCTGTTGCACACCCACGGTTTCGATGTCGTCGAATACCGGGCGGAGGATCCGGACTGCGGCCGGCGCACGGTGTGGCTGGCGCGGGCGCGGCCTTGCCGAATTATACAAAATTCTGTATAG
- a CDS encoding XRE family transcriptional regulator, whose product MTTQRFSSVWDAIEDTPAEAENMRLRSRLAMALKDHIVRQGMTQTEAAKVFGVTQPRISDLIRGKIDLFALDALVNMASAAGLRIEMNILETA is encoded by the coding sequence ATGACCACGCAACGCTTCTCCAGCGTCTGGGACGCAATCGAAGACACCCCGGCGGAGGCGGAGAACATGAGGCTTCGTTCCAGGTTGGCCATGGCGCTGAAGGACCACATCGTCCGCCAGGGCATGACCCAAACGGAAGCCGCCAAGGTCTTCGGTGTGACCCAGCCGCGCATCTCGGATCTCATCCGGGGGAAAATCGACCTGTTCGCGTTGGATGCGCTGGTCAACATGGCCAGCGCCGCCGGTTTGCGCATTGAGATGAATATCCTGGAAACGGCCTGA
- a CDS encoding ABC transporter ATP-binding protein, whose amino-acid sequence MSETSVLSPAVPASSVGETVLELSGVVRRFQQAGAVLEVLKGAACAVRRGEIVALVGPSGAGKSTLLHIAGLLERADGGVIRIDGRDAAKLDDAGRTALRRETIGFVYQFHHLLPEFSAEENIVLPQMIAGASKAAARARAQELLGLVGLSARGSHRPARLSGGEQQRVAIARALANKPRLLIADEPTGNLDHHTSDDVFALLTGLVRGSGAGREGFGALVATHNLDLAARMDRVIELRDGLLVDRP is encoded by the coding sequence ATGAGTGAGACGTCCGTGCTGAGCCCTGCCGTCCCCGCATCGTCTGTAGGTGAGACCGTCCTGGAACTGTCCGGCGTCGTCCGCCGCTTTCAGCAGGCGGGGGCGGTGCTTGAGGTGCTGAAGGGCGCGGCCTGCGCCGTCCGCCGGGGGGAGATCGTGGCCCTGGTCGGGCCCAGCGGTGCCGGCAAATCCACCCTGCTGCACATCGCCGGCTTGCTGGAACGCGCCGACGGCGGCGTCATCCGCATCGACGGCCGCGACGCCGCCAAGCTGGACGATGCCGGCCGCACCGCCCTGCGGCGCGAGACCATCGGTTTCGTCTATCAGTTCCACCACCTGCTGCCGGAATTCAGCGCGGAGGAGAACATCGTCCTGCCGCAGATGATCGCCGGCGCATCCAAGGCCGCCGCCCGTGCCCGTGCCCAGGAACTGCTGGGCCTCGTGGGCCTGTCCGCCCGCGGCAGCCACCGTCCGGCCCGCCTGTCGGGCGGGGAGCAGCAGCGCGTGGCCATCGCCCGCGCGCTGGCCAACAAGCCCCGCCTGCTGATCGCGGACGAACCCACGGGCAATCTGGACCACCACACCTCCGACGATGTCTTCGCCCTGCTGACCGGCCTGGTGCGGGGCAGCGGTGCCGGCCGTGAGGGCTTCGGCGCCCTGGTCGCCACCCATAATCTGGACCTGGCGGCGCGCATGGACCGGGTGATCGAGTTGCGCGACGGATTGCTGGTGGACCGGCCTTGA
- a CDS encoding retropepsin-like aspartic protease, which translates to MRSTLFAAGFLGLASLLPVGAALAGVADCRPNPVGELPVHLEHGLPIAEGVLDGKPVRALVDTGSARHMVSLAAAERLGLDFQKRLAPGVNLGQGDWVKAGSMQADLKVGPWEGHRLRLQVVDAGDFGAGVDMVLGQDMFVQTDVELDLANGVIRFFKPEGCEGVPLAYWSKTYAEATSRSRAFGGFSLSRVLVTLNGLDFWARLDTGVTASAVQTRLAHRVDVREDAPGSAPGPLRHDIGRTPVPTWIGTFDTLAVGDETIRNARLSVGDYYNLGVSRDGSLNMVLGMDFILSHRIYIANSQDKIYFTNVSKPVFTPSGT; encoded by the coding sequence ATGCGTTCCACTCTTTTCGCGGCGGGTTTCCTGGGGTTGGCATCCCTCCTTCCGGTCGGTGCCGCCTTGGCTGGTGTTGCCGATTGCCGCCCCAACCCGGTGGGCGAACTGCCGGTTCACCTTGAGCATGGCCTACCCATCGCCGAGGGCGTGCTGGACGGCAAGCCGGTGCGGGCGTTGGTCGATACCGGTTCGGCCCGGCACATGGTGTCGCTGGCGGCGGCGGAACGGCTGGGGCTGGATTTCCAGAAACGGTTGGCCCCCGGCGTCAATCTGGGGCAGGGGGATTGGGTCAAGGCCGGCAGCATGCAGGCCGACCTGAAAGTGGGGCCGTGGGAAGGCCACCGCTTGCGGTTGCAGGTGGTGGACGCCGGTGATTTTGGCGCCGGGGTGGACATGGTGCTGGGTCAGGACATGTTCGTGCAGACGGACGTGGAATTGGACCTGGCCAACGGCGTCATCCGTTTCTTCAAGCCCGAAGGTTGTGAGGGCGTGCCGCTCGCCTATTGGTCCAAGACCTATGCCGAGGCAACCTCACGGTCCCGGGCCTTTGGCGGTTTTTCCTTGAGCCGGGTGCTGGTGACGCTGAACGGCCTGGATTTCTGGGCGCGGCTGGACACGGGCGTGACCGCCAGCGCGGTGCAGACACGCCTGGCCCACCGTGTCGATGTGCGGGAGGATGCGCCCGGGTCGGCGCCCGGACCCCTGCGGCATGACATCGGCCGCACGCCGGTACCCACCTGGATCGGTACCTTCGATACGTTGGCCGTGGGGGATGAGACCATCCGCAACGCCCGCCTGTCCGTGGGCGATTACTACAATCTGGGTGTCAGCCGCGATGGCAGCCTGAACATGGTGCTGGGCATGGATTTCATCCTGTCGCACCGCATCTACATCGCCAACAGCCAGGATAAGATCTATTTCACCAATGTTTCCAAGCCGGTATTCACGCCGTCGGGGACGTGA